From a single Photobacterium gaetbulicola Gung47 genomic region:
- a CDS encoding phosphoenolpyruvate-protein phosphotransferase (COG1080) has translation MISGILASPGIAFGKALLLQEEEIVLNKAPVAADQIENEIQRFFDARKKSSEQLEVIKEKARATFGEEKEAIFEGHIMLLEDEELEEEIIAFIKDNNASADLAIHSIIEEQASTLESLDDEYLKERATDIRDIGNRFVKNALGISIVNLSAINEEVILVANDLTPSETAQINLDYVLGFITDIGGRTSHTSIMARSLELPAIVGTNNITAQVKNGDMLILDAINNKIVINPSDAELTKFKAIRDAHVAEKEELAKLKDLPAITLDGKQVEVCGNIGTVKDCDGVNRNGGEGVGLYRTEFLFMDRDALPTEEEQYAAYKEVAEAMHGEPVIIRTMDIGGDKDLPYMDLPQEMNPFLGWRAVRISLDRREILRDQLRGILRASAHGKIRIMFPMIISVEEIRELKAAIEEYKAELRAEGHAFDENIEIGVMVETPAAAAIAHHLAKEVEFFSIGTNDLTQYTLAVDRGNELISHLYNPLSPAVLTVIKQVIDASHKEGKWTGMCGELAGDERATLLLLGMGLDEFSMSGISIPRVKKIIRNANFADVKAMAEQALAMPTAAEIEAHVEKFIAEKTIC, from the coding sequence TTTGGTAAAGCACTACTTCTGCAGGAAGAAGAGATTGTTCTAAACAAAGCTCCTGTCGCTGCAGACCAAATCGAGAACGAAATTCAGCGTTTCTTCGATGCTCGAAAAAAATCTTCTGAGCAACTAGAAGTTATCAAAGAAAAAGCACGCGCAACCTTCGGTGAAGAGAAGGAAGCCATCTTTGAAGGCCACATCATGCTGCTGGAAGATGAAGAGCTTGAAGAAGAAATCATAGCCTTCATTAAAGACAACAATGCTTCTGCAGATCTTGCTATTCACTCTATCATCGAAGAGCAAGCATCTACGCTGGAATCATTGGATGATGAATACCTGAAAGAGCGCGCAACGGACATCCGTGATATCGGTAACCGCTTTGTGAAAAACGCACTGGGTATCAGCATCGTCAACCTAAGCGCTATCAACGAAGAAGTGATCCTGGTTGCTAACGACCTGACCCCTTCTGAAACGGCGCAAATCAACCTAGATTACGTACTTGGCTTCATCACTGATATCGGTGGTCGTACTTCGCACACCTCTATCATGGCGCGTTCTCTAGAACTACCTGCCATCGTAGGTACTAACAACATCACAGCTCAGGTTAAGAACGGCGATATGCTGATTCTTGATGCAATCAACAACAAGATTGTGATCAACCCATCTGATGCTGAACTAACCAAATTCAAAGCGATCCGTGACGCGCACGTTGCCGAGAAAGAAGAACTGGCTAAGCTAAAAGACCTGCCAGCTATCACCCTTGACGGCAAGCAAGTAGAAGTTTGCGGTAACATCGGTACAGTAAAAGACTGTGACGGCGTTAACCGTAACGGTGGTGAAGGTGTTGGCCTTTACCGTACTGAATTCTTGTTCATGGACCGCGACGCACTTCCTACCGAGGAAGAGCAGTACGCAGCTTACAAAGAAGTTGCGGAAGCAATGCATGGCGAGCCAGTGATCATCCGTACTATGGATATCGGTGGTGACAAAGATCTACCGTACATGGATCTGCCACAAGAAATGAACCCATTCCTAGGCTGGCGTGCGGTTCGTATCAGCCTTGACCGTCGCGAAATCCTACGTGACCAGCTACGCGGTATCCTACGTGCATCTGCACATGGTAAGATCCGTATCATGTTCCCGATGATTATCTCTGTTGAGGAAATTCGCGAACTGAAAGCTGCGATTGAAGAGTACAAAGCAGAGCTTCGTGCTGAAGGCCACGCGTTCGATGAAAACATCGAGATCGGTGTAATGGTTGAGACCCCTGCTGCTGCAGCGATTGCTCACCACCTGGCAAAAGAAGTTGAGTTCTTTAGTATTGGTACTAACGACTTAACCCAGTATACTCTTGCTGTTGACCGTGGTAATGAGCTGATTTCTCACCTTTACAACCCACTATCACCTGCAGTCCTAACTGTGATCAAGCAAGTTATCGACGCTTCTCACAAAGAAGGCAAGTGGACAGGTATGTGTGGCGAGCTAGCGGGTGATGAGCGTGCAACCCTACTACTACTAGGTATGGGTCTGGACGAATTCAGCATGAGTGGAATTTCGATTCCTCGCGTTAAGAAGATTATCCGCAACGCTAATTTTGCTGACGTTAAAGCAATGGCTGAGCAGGCGCTTGCTATGCCTACTGCTGCTGAAATTGAAGCTCACGTAGAAAAATTCATCGCAGAAAAGACCATCTGCTAA
- a CDS encoding glucose-specific PTS system component (COG2190), whose amino-acid sequence MGLFDKLKKLVSDDNTEAGAIEIIAPLSGEIVNIEDVPDVVFAEKIVGDGIAIKPAGNKMVAPVNGTIGKIFETNHAFSIESDDGIELFVHFGIDTVELKGEGFTRIAEEGQTVKVGDTIIEFDLALLEEKAKSTLTPVVISNMDEIKELNKLSGATTVGETPVLRIKK is encoded by the coding sequence ATGGGTCTGTTTGACAAATTGAAGAAGCTGGTTTCTGATGACAACACTGAAGCTGGTGCTATCGAAATCATCGCACCACTTTCTGGTGAAATCGTAAACATCGAAGATGTGCCAGATGTTGTTTTCGCAGAAAAAATCGTTGGTGACGGTATCGCTATCAAACCTGCTGGCAACAAAATGGTTGCACCAGTAAACGGTACTATCGGCAAGATCTTTGAAACTAACCACGCTTTCTCTATCGAGTCTGACGACGGCATCGAGCTATTCGTTCACTTCGGTATCGACACTGTTGAACTGAAAGGTGAAGGCTTCACTCGCATCGCTGAAGAAGGCCAAACAGTTAAAGTTGGTGACACTATCATCGAATTCGATCTAGCGCTTCTAGAAGAGAAAGCGAAATCAACTCTGACTCCAGTTGTTATCTCTAACATGGACGAAATCAAAGAGCTGAACAAACTTTCTGGCGCAACAACTGTGGGTGAAACTCCAGTTCTTCGCATCAAGAAGTAA